agctcccggtatgtgacagacgaaatgaacggccaagtctgcattggcctaatgcttgttagtcttgaggtaaagctgataagtaacacctttggttttcgaggtaaaataaccgacctgttgaaaaattcaacttttatctacagaaacgaatgtattttgaactgcaaacggatacattggaagcagagttttaaaatgagaaaatgtaacgatgtgataggaaatgccgttcgttatactccccttctgtctcccattcttgctcatcttgtttaaataataagaaaatgaaaagcaagatcactgttagtgacaaaagtgcaggactaaatgtgtttcatttaatatttattcatttggatatgtgtgagagtaagcgtatgcatggatgttgtcttctggtttagctttcttagctttatcggtaattcacattatttcatatatctgacaatctgaagcccatggactcattttaaactgattttgtagtagagtatttatccagttattgtcatgttcttatatatctctctgtgttccattttgtcccagttcatgagtttgtggaggacaagttcatctccattctggtcgtgaacttcgagaggagcccactgaccatggagaacttgctgtctctggccctcagtgtcccttcattttattggcggctcactggggaggagttggatcccagcctattgcacgtagcaactgcacggctgcaagtggtacatcatggtacagagactggtgtccagcatggggatggagaatcaccagctgaggaggatgaccattacggacaggagctgccatcacccagctctagaagggaggcttcccctgcagctccagcatccacgactgaggatgctaatgggcttcctgaggctctccccttggcctggggtgaagatgagccctcatctccatccttatctgtggcttctgacactcaacctggaagtcagattgagccagaacatgctgagccctccagctcgaccttctggatccctgtgggccctaacagcacatggcagcagcttgagatcgaaggccgcaactacctgcggaagctggatgagctcagcatccccgagggactctggggcattacggactacggtgatgaccacaccgtgctcatgtccgtgcatgtctccgtgcatgtgagcagttctctgcgaacatggggcgtgaggcaggagcagaggcctcctcagaggcccgctggcaccagtcagaggaagcgcaaggccgagcccgacgacaccagcggctcaagttctcctccaccgcacaagaggcccatgcgcttctgactggattccatgtttttacgctgtaagttacatttttatttcaacataattagaagatcccgcaggaaaatattagtcagttacttaataaatgaccaaaaagtagttgaataggacagctggccaacgtgtctgtgtgcttccactgactggcaccctgacatataatgatttttaacaacgagggggaaaaattcatacagtaaattagttaacaataattagtaatcaagtatagttctcatttataataatgtaaaattcaataaccttttctgactattaatctgcacaatttaataatttaattaatattacctaatttgtttatcattttctgcaatcactgtgcgtttaagcaagttttaaaactagctgtgaaattgttgatgctgttgttgatctgaatgttgctgacagagccttaggatatgtctctatacacatgagtgaggggatggatgcactattctatggaggcctctgaagagaaaaaaattatcccaattttatattgagagggatggttaattcctttttaatgcagacaacgttaaaagtccctgttctgccgtttatcttttgcatgcatgctatcatgtattagtttactctgtattttgatcacatgtcaaactaaagaatttttggtcgtatttttgttcctaattttgaagtaattgtaaaataaaaatgttgttcttttccgccgccatgcttcgtcttacttctgaaggttatacttgcattgaacttgctttgtagacagtaagatcctgccggcattaattctccactgtgtggtaattttgagaaattgcgcacgtttcttatcccgtcagaatcggtaaaactaacgccatgcgaatgtgtcttagcgcagagtttaaaatatttacggtttccggtcaatgaaggcagtttgaaataaaacaaaaacggttaaactttctggatgcgcaaactctcgctcttggcaaaatggtgcagatatttgagataaaggactgttactcgatgagatttcgaatccatcactccttaaacgtggagaacatggatccagaaggtattaatgattatagtgattaaatgataataaagttgtagctcccggtatgtgacagacgaaatgaacggccaagtctgcattggcctaatgcttgttagtcttgaggtaaagctgataagtaacacctttggttttcgaggtaaaataaccgacctgttgaaaaattcaacttttatctacagaaacgaatgtattttgaactgcaaacggatacattggaagcagagttttaaaatgagaaaatgtaacgatgtgataggaaatgccattcgttatactccccttctgtctcccattcttgctcatcttgtttaaataataagaaaatgaaaagcaagatcactgttagtgacaaaagtgcaggactaaatgcgtttcatttaatatttattcatttgcatatgtgtgagagtaagcgtatgcatggatgttgtcttctggtttagctttcttagctttatcggtaattcacattatttaatttatctgacaatctgaagcccatggactcattttaaactgattttgtagtagagtatttatccagttattgtcatgttcttatatatctctctgtgttccattttgtcccagttcatgagtttgtggaggacaagttcatctccattctggtcgtgaacttcgagaggagcccactgaccatggagaacttgcagtctctggccctcagtgtcccttcattttattggcggctcactggggaggagttggatcccagcctattgcacgtagcaactgcacggctgcaagtggtacatcatggtacagagactggtgtccagcatggggatggagaatcaccagctgaggaggatgaccattacggacgggagctgccatcacccagctctagaagggaggcttcccctgcagctccagcatccacgactgaggatgctaatgggcttcctgaggctctccccttggcctggggtgaagatgagccctcatctccatccttatctgtggcttctgacactcaacctggaagtcagattgagccagaacatgctgagccctccagctccaccttctggatccctgtgggccctaacagcacgtggcagcagcttgagatcgaaggccgcaactacctatggaagctggatgagctcagcatccccgagggactctggggcattacggactacggtgatgaccacaccgtgctcatgtccgtgcatgtctccgtgcatgtgagcagttctctgcgaacatggggcgtgaggcaggaggagaggcctcctcagaggcccgctggcaccagtcagaggaagcgcaaggccgagcccgacgacaccagcggctcaagttctcctccaccgcacaagaggcccatgcgcttctgactggattccatgtttttacgctgtaagttacatttttatttcaacataattagaagatcccgcaggaaaatattagtcagttacttaataaatgaccaaaaagtagttgctgcagtatatattccataaatttactgcagttttatgAGTCCTTATAAAGTAATAACTGTAAGCGTTCTTTAAGTATGAAAGAGTTTAGTACACCTGCAGCGGACGGGCACGTGTCCCCATAATTATAACTTTAGGTTACATTTCTGCATGACTTAGTATTCAGTAAGTACCAGGTAGTGTTGGGTGGTACTCACGTCTCGTATTTACCATTTATATCAGTCTTCAAAGTCTTTAGATAATTAAGGTTGGTCTTGGTTGTTTTCTTGCCTGGAGAAACAGACTTTTGATGCCATGACGCCACAGCAGCACAACAGCTGTCAGTACGGTGGAGGTAAGAGTTTGAAACGTTCATCAGCCTCTCAGCCACGCATCTCGCCTGGATACGGGATTCAGCTTTTATTCTTCTGTATTACTCCCTAAGTCCCTCACTCTGCACAATCTCTATACCGTTTGCTTTAtaggagggaggagcagcacaaatgcagctGACAGACGTAAAGCCATGTGCTGGCAGCAGATGCTTCGCACCCCGTAATAGCGGATCTGTTGCTGGTAAgactgtctgtgctgcctggcatctcagtaaccaggtgaaactccccaggcaaggtaaggatcatattgtgttgagtttgtgagtttcctgtgtgtaaagacagttttagggtcagtatggagcctggcacaggcatgagctggggagacgtgaccaaagactcattcacagtctgcactgttactcttgtgtgtcttttcattcaaatctctttccccacagtgtccatcatcttgagcagcaccggctgtgatttagcatgaaggatgcctgttcagttttccacctgaacaagtgccctctggacccaggtgtgcactacatgagcactttatgttcctgactccttatcagcgtttacatttacattctcaGCCAGTATTTAATCTGTAAAGTTCCACTCGGTGAGATTTATACAGACACGAATAAAGAGCACAGTCAAaggatgtttttgcttctgcctcatttaacaggctattcccaatttccctctgggtctgtgttttcacctcttgaatgctgggatttgtaggccccgaggtgctgccagcgagggtgagagggttcagagatggaggaagccagggtgttgctgcagtccagcagtcagagccacattaacgcaggtacaccccctcagtatgtgtcttgtatgcatatcagatctggctgaacatagtcctccaaagctgtagtgtaatcctggtcaacctctggggttagttgctctgttggcctgtggaaaaatgggtactcttaatgtattctgtgtgttttgcaggaatATTTCCAGGCACTCTACACCAACCTGGCTCACCTGGACAATAAAATCTGTTATATCAGGCTGCTGCTTGTGGACTACAGCTGAGCCTtcaacagaatcattccatgctGGCTCACGGCTAAGCTCCTGAACTTGGAGTCAGCTCTTCACCATGTACTGTAACTGGATTCTGGACTTTCTCACTGGCAGACTCCCAACAAGTGTGCATTGGTGggaagaactcttcctccatcatcaccaacacgggcaaccccgcagggcagtgtgctgagccccctgctctactcCATCTTCACCCACGACTGCATAACCAAGTTTCGCTCCAACTCCATCTTGAAGCTGCTGACGACACCACCGTCATTGGTCTGATCTGCAACGATGATGAGGAGGTCAGAGATCCTGAAGGATGCTGTCGAGATAACAACCTCACCGTCAACGTTAGCAAAACCAAGTAGCTGATCCTGGACTTTGACAAGCAGGTGACTCTCCAAAGTCCTAGCTACATCGCAGAGGATGGTGTGGAGCAGATCAACAGCATCAAGTTCCTCGGGCACACAGCTTCCAAGACATCGtcttcacacactgtctgacatgacactaacatttcctcacactgccactattacctcatgctgtaccgttgctgtgtctgtctatgttgtttccattactttaattttatttatattgttttatcactggtgctctctgtttatactgttgacgttagggctgccactaccgactattgtttttttttgttgttttttttctctcatcagcagcgagttacagcagctctgtcctgtttattgttttgtttggcgtgttttaatgtttatttttttgctttttgtttttctctcatttttttaaaaccttcatGGGGTGAGGGACCACGTGACGCTCAGTGGTGCATGGCGGCGTTTTAGTCTCGCTCCCCAAGTCCTACCGCCGGTTTCCCGTTTTTTTGAATGTCTATCAGgcacttttattttggtttactttGCTGAACTCATCCGCATAACTTTACTGCTATTATGGATCACTCTGGGCGCAGAACACCTCCTCAATCTTCGACCGCAAGTCCGGCGAAGAAAGCACAAAACCATGTGCGGGCATGTTGCGTCAGCGCTGGCAACATGGCGGGCAGCGCTGACGCGCTGAGTTCGGATGTTTGCAGGTTAAAAGAGTTTGTTAAGGAGCAGATCGAGTCTCTCCATACAAACCTGCCGTCCTCCTTCCAGAGGAATTTTACAGATCTGAGGGCTGATGTCGGCGATCTGAAGGTGGAGCAGCAAAAGCTCGGTAAATCTTTTGAGTAAATCTTTTGAGTTGTTTCAAGGCCAAGTCCAGAAACACGAAATTGAACTGGGGTTCAATTTCGAAGTTGGTCTCCTTCGTAATAAGCTTGCCGAGCAAGAGGATAGGGAGCGGAGAAATAATATCAGGATCGTCGGGGTTCCGGAAGACGTGGAGAAGGGCAACTTACTGCGGTTTTTGGATCTTCAGTGGACGAAGTGGTTTCCGGGTCTTGCCAACTTCAGTCCCGAAGTGATGAGGGCTCATCGGGTGTCTGCCGGCAGTGGCGATGGTTTGCGCCCGCGCCCCATTGTTCTGAATCTCCTACGCTACACCGAACGGCAGATTATACTGCAGGAGGCTCGGAGATCGCCggttcgtttcgagggacgaaaaatcctttttttcgccgattacagcgcccagacggcccgagctcgcaaggctatgtcccccgttctgaagaaggctcgggaagctggtgttcctgcttttctgttgtacccgactaaagttcgcctttcttttgcgggtaaccagtggttttttaccgacccagaagaagctcttcaggcaatcggcgctttcacctccaccgggtcctggccaatttaatatgcttattcggtctgctttgttgtttgcctgttattatattgcggtcacactgtgcgtgtggagtatataaatcgggtgcttttctgttaacgattttgtgtctgttctatagttgattttgctttgtagtttacgccgggggtggccggcgggcttgagtattcacgcatgccttatcccctgcgtgtcacgcgctggcttttggccccgcgctgttctggggggatgggggggaggggggtgttttgtgtttgttttgctttggggttcgcgcccttcggctcattggatgatggtgttctgtcttatggggtgttaggggtttgtattactggagcttatttgtttatgggttgtctgttttcactaattccttctctaacgatgtgctactctattgacgtctccctctttgtctctctctctccagtattgtgctgtggatctatgtcttttatagttgctgatggctaacttagttatggctacctggaacgtgaggacgctttcgacccctcagaagcgctctagtgtcacagacattttgtttagaaatagggtggacattgcttttttgcaggagacacatttggagtgcattggtgcatttggaccaagcgcatgaggctcgtatcgccagggtgcgggccgaacgcaatggtttacttttgcgtaaggctgaatttcttgtacatcgcactaggacacggtattacgctagtggcctggtaagttgttggcgcttaggctccgccagtgtgacacttttcaagtgtaaaattcaaggatggagctgtaaccaccaacccttctgaaattaatgaccgttttcttgatttctataaggatctcgacttatccgacagccctccatctcagacagccctggactcgcctttttccctggcttctctccctatacttgctcagcaggatgccttactactggaagcccccattacattttgtgagctcactgaggcccttaagtcattttctaagaataaagctcctgggatggatggtattcaagctgaggtgctgctcaccttctgggcacagttagcctcccctctgtttcgtatgctgtcctccaccatacgctcctctcagctccaccccgctttaaattctgtgataatctctttgcttttaaaacagggcaaagactctgctgattgttctagctaccgtcccctatctttaatgaactctgatgttaagctattggctaaggtgttggctcgccgccttcagttaatgatagctaagattgtacatcccgatcagactggttttatttcagctcgctacgcagccgacaatatgcgtcgtcttctgcatattgttaaaaatgattattcttcctctcctcccactgctcttttctcattggatgccgagaaggcctttgacaggcttaattggagtttcctctgggaaattttttttttgccccgcttaaatttcttaagtgctatgcttcctttgccgcccccttcccactttttgaaagatgtccggtcgacagtaacgtcctttctctggaatgcccgcaagcctcgcataaggtactcctttcttactctttctagagatgatgggggtctcgctctaccggaatatgaatggtaccactggtcctttgttctccgttcggtctggcactggcttcagcctcccccatcaccgccttcctggtttccaatagaggagaatctggcgcgtccgcatcagctgcaacatctcccttttctctccctgaaagctaaggcagctaaacctgtgctaggctcaattgtgtcttatgctgtgcagattttccatcgggtcgagaagcgcactggctctgtccctgtctggcactcaaatacaccagtatttcttaatagagcgcttaacattggtggtcagcccatcacaaactcccggtggatctcgtccggaatccgtgttttgggtgatctatttgatgactctggcctcctcacgttccaggctctcagctctaaatttcctatccctccttcttccttctttttctttctacaactgcgatctgtcttcagaacatgtgggatttccttctctgctcctttgcctattcaccccttttgcaaatttgtggcttccctgtccaaatctaatagaccagtctccacgctggacatgtttttgcgtaatgctggtcaggttattccacctgttgcccgtaaatggggtgatatctcttctccttctccattgtgctggcgcaccatttttaaaaatattaagcgggcttctagaaatcccaatcaccagcacgttcagtttagttttgtgcacaggatgtactgtactccacgattgcgcttcgctatggctctcgatcctgataccctttgtaaattgtgcccacttagagcccttggtatgttctgggaatgtccacctgtggccgctctttggtatgcggtctcctcctttctttctgatctgctggatgtgactgtcccttgttctcctcaatctctgttactcttagagttctctctcctttctttttccccttctcagcaacagacgatttctttatcctctgtcactgcaaagcttctgttggtctcaaggtggaaagacccgagtcgttgcacttccatagtctggagggcttccctttacaatctgatcatgttggagctgtctgctgcttgaataaatggtgcctcagacgttaccatcaacaattgggagcgtaatgcttcacttgtactacagtacattgaggagagcacatcacctattgtgtctggttaatttcttatgttcttatgttctggtacggttatgtagatatgctatatggcaatatatttggtgtgtgtgttgtgtatctatgtggatgtctgggggtgtgcatgcatttgcatttataggtgtatgtgttttatttattattgctgtatgtatattactgtatatgtatatagatgtatattcttttgtttcctttaatgtcttgctccggtgggggggggggggtttggttctggtgttttttttgttttgtatgttgaacagtttttgatgtgtcacttttttgtgcattgtagtaaaacccaataaaaaattggttgcaaaaaaaaaaaccagaatgatcatttaaaaaaaacaaaacctttatgaggttgtgcaacgaggggtacgactcatcacgtttgcacttctctacatcatttttggccaattttttgagtcttaatggcggtgtcatctgagaacttctttttataaaatgcatattatgtttaaaaaaattccagctttacggtttcaggacagaacagccactctgttatgatgaacattacggtattttgagtgttattagttgtggcgccccttactgtacactgactacgccaccccttgcgattcactacctactgagtgtgccagagcaagggaacaatgctctaataagaagtacagatgcaggttttacagaaatataaaagtacaacctttaacaacaaatattcttgattggtcaccaattaaataggtcactaccttgatgttggggaagggacagtaaacagacaaaaaggggaagatgaaaaaagaaaacaaatcaccaagacattgggacagaggcctattgaaccaagggcgggtagacacactggtgggaagctagggtttctataccacacgtgactgtgcaaacccacttatcctaatatacacttcaatccaataccctgcaaccctcacagtactctggtaccttaagtgaccattgaaagtcttgcagttcaggactcggtaggaccacagcaggggctgaccctgacacacactgaataaagcaacacttaactcccaattgggtagtatacaaaacagtttaaaacagcctgggcaaacaatacatgcaacaggttaccccagactgcagtgtaatgttctgaaacaaacaatacaacatggacacggtaaaaatgcaaacaggccaatcataatatcctgacatgacaaagacatgtacaggattaacaacacatacctgtcccagtattagcaggatacgccagaagttaagcttggagatacatcagtcccagcatggtcatagctaccagcgtccacgctgattacacgccaactcggaagtcttaagtagttctaacagcgcctgctgttaaaaccggaaacgggtggagtcatattttcaccttcatgactcccgccgactgtggcaaggaatatatacaatcacggactataagaataaacacgccgttgcgttgagcactgacgctgtgttcgccgacgagctgaacgcgttcttcgcacggtttgagataaacagctctcaccacggagacaacaacagtctgatctcggtgagcgaggacagcagcgcggctctggttagcctggcagagcgcgatgtgcgccgggctctgaagcaggtgagcatcagaaaagcagcgggaccagacgggatttcagtcctgcgatgctgcgctgatcagctgactggtgttttcactaagatcttcaatgagtccctagctctgtctattgtgccaacgtgttttaaacggtccaccacagttcccgtcccgaagcacaacaagccctccagcctgaatgactaccgcccggtagccctaacatctctggccatgaaggtgtttgaaaggctggtaaagaacttaatctgttcatccatcccaaattccatagacccattacagttcgcctaccacccaaacagatccactgaggcgttacctgcaagatcgctatttttctttatgctgcaattgttttcattattactttgtttaacttgacacatcacatctttaaattctcatccttgcattagaatatagaccagttaatactgatggtatctcatcctgtgtcatatgttttaaaattactacacactgaatattgaactgaagcttgacataaaaaaattaaatcgcaaatcaaatcgtaatcgcaatttctgtcagaaaaatggcgattcgatattttccccaaatcgtgcagccctagttggcaccacgtcctgggttattccctgctttgtgcccatagctttcaggatagtctccagaccccctgtgaccctgcacaggaagttgaccatccccggccagcccccagagttctgtggaagttaaaaacactttagtcaaacaacagactaaccaaatctcaggctggagtaagcttcaaaaaaggagctggtcattacctgaacagaaggggaacataagaaggagactagagctcagctgacaacatatatctctcccgttccttgctgatgatgggaggtcactgagacgaggtgagacaagtaaatagaaagtcagctggctcctgctgacacccaacagtgtgacacaaaacgggtggcattgccgaagacctcacagctaaatatggaaagaggagaaatatttttaaaatgtaaataaaatgtggagcacctataataaaagcacagctattaggtgctaatgatccagttcacactcaagatgcctaagtttgatcaggtcaatcctgctacaatgatgtaacatggacaggcaggcgtaatgtactcactgtctgcagtatgaacaacatggtcccacacagacaggtgaccccatagaagcgcctctccaggttaacaaataccttcactcagatacttatgctcaaatgctgttcgctgtcagactctgcaacaaagtccttgcagctgaccccacacacatagactaacaaacacacacatccaatacaccatggtagtttctatgtgcaatattagttcttgtcaatccctgtcactccattgcgtgcctgtccatatagatactgtatatccagtgttgtacatatatttatatatccactctgtacatatatttatatatccactctgtacataatatacatacactctatttatacatacatatatttatctgtttacatatacacacatatatatataaatatttttcaatatactcatccaaatttatgtttccagattgtttgtatagtgcactttttatactgtactgttggtacagtttttatt
The nucleotide sequence above comes from Paramormyrops kingsleyae isolate MSU_618 chromosome 3, PKINGS_0.4, whole genome shotgun sequence. Encoded proteins:
- the LOC140588345 gene encoding uncharacterized protein, with the translated sequence MTDLPNAPPQVDDQRIDLLREVLYWLHQPEVREDTGLLDLAIHEFVEDKFISILVVNFERSPLTMENLQSLALSVPSFYWRLTGEELDPSLLHVATARLQVVHHGTETGVQHGDGESPAEEDDHYGRELPSPSSRREASPAAPASTTEDANGLPEALPLAWGEDEPSSPSLSVASDTQPGSQIEPEHAEPSSSTFWIPVGPNSTWQQLEIEGRNYLWKLDELSIPEGLWGITDYGDDHTVLMSVHVSVHVSSSLRTWGVRQEERPPQRPAGTSQRKRKAEPDDTSGSSSPPPHKRPMRF